Genomic segment of Mytilus edulis chromosome 12, xbMytEdul2.2, whole genome shotgun sequence:
TAACTAAAGCATATGACCAGACTGAGTGTATACAAAAAAGGACCACACAATAATGGAGAAACTGTCATTCTCTATACAACACTTAGATGGCTTGGAGGATATTGAAAACAATAACTATTTTCTCTGCACATCTACACAACTACAAATTGAAAGCATTGAATGATTTATATATAGTCTTACCTATAACATTCGTTTAGACTACTGAATATCAAGTCCTCTCATGTGGAATCCTATACTGCTACCAAAAACTCTTTACatataatgtatttttaataaaattaggCATACTTTTTTACCGATTTTTGcgatgatatatattttttaatataatatcatGCTTATGGAAATATCACTTTCATTAAAATCTGAGGCATCACTGCAACACACACATATTTAAGCAACTAAGGAATATAAACTCAATAAAATGAGACAATGGCACATCGCTTTTAaggaaagtaaaattaacaaaagaaagACTAGGTATGTGATGTTTAACTGTCAAGGTCAAAAGAGGACACCTGTCTCTAAATTAACGTTTGATTTAGTGATAATGAGTTCTAATGGATACAGAATGATCCTGATCCTAAGGTCAATATCATTTTGACACAACCGGTCTCTTTATGTTAGCTAGCTTTTTTCATCTCAGTGGTACTATAGTTTGTCTGAGTAATCGTACACTGTTCTGTGGTTAATTTGTTTTGGCGCAGGATCGGTATTCATCAGGGCTATAAGGATATCTCAGTACAACAACACAAGGGCATTTACAGCACCATCTAGTGGCTTTTGTGTCTTGACCttcacaatacaccttatcgctatttagtccattcCTGGAAAAgcagtcatttatacaacttcctgtttaggTCACGAAGGCTGAAAATGGAGGTCACCAGCagtgagctgagggaggaaaaactttagaaagtgatcatgaagaaactttgatatagtatgatccacttttttcgaaattaaaattgaagtaaaaaaatattttgtttgaagtatttacggtagtttaaacaggtctcattaaaaagtatcatgcatggtgaattgtttaaacagggacccagatagcttcaactggatgaaaaagttgtgtaattttagaacttatccggaatggaataaatagcgattaggtgtattcaCACAGGAAGTAGTAACTTTTCTAAGTTAATGTTCTCCTATTACTATAGTATCAATGAGTACATCCATctgattttcatttgatatttagaaacactttttttttttggattactAACAGACATACGATGTCAATATACGTTTGTATTGTTGAAATTACTTTTcaagtgatatattttttttttggggaggGGGGTATAAAGCTTTGCAGTCACTAGTGATTCATAGCAAATATAGAAATACATCTTCGACAATATCGAAAGGACGGCATAGACTGCAAGTTTACATATATGGAGAGGGACATAAGAATACCAGCATAGACTAATGTGAGATATTTTTTGTAGAAATTATAAGAGTAATGATTACTGCCAATGATAGCACTATTACCAAACTAACCTTCAAAGAATCGTAGCTCATCCAAGACTTCCACAGAGTTTTTCACACTCTAGACTGAGGAGTGGCGTCCCTTGGTTAGCTATTATAGACAGATTTGTCAGTCTATTTACTCCTCTGAAAGAATTTTTACTGGTTTTTCCTATGTAATGTAACGGTGTTTTTATACAAAAAGTTCCGTAAACTTTATGAGTAACCATGGTAATTATACTAGTTGATATTCTTCTCCTATGTGTATGTACCTTTGATTGGTTCTCGGTAAAGTATTTTGTGGTTCTTCGTCTCGTTATTTCCGGCAACGACCGGTAAATACCGTTTTTACAAAGAACTCACTGTAAACAGCATACAGAACGTTACAAGGTGTTAGTTAATTCTGGTTAAAACTAGTCGCTAAGTTATGagtaatatatttcatttattgaactGCAAAGAAGTAGCTCTTTTTAAGCGCAATTTTGTCAAAAGCGATAACTATATATATTGTTCTTATTATAGTATGCTCCTTAGATGAATAATCATCACATTAATCattatataatttgttaaaataatacTAAACATACAACTTTGAGTTCGGTACTCGGCACACAAAAACAATTTTTAGTATATTGTCGGCTTTAACTAATAACCGGTCACATCAGTACGTGGCTTTCCATAATAACCAAGTTCGTTCTACCATAGCACAAGACAAAACatcattattttacatttattatatagaaaaataaatgttaaaaattgttaaattttcttatattttagcATGATGTACTCACCTAGTACAAAGCGATGTACCTTCCTCACCGGTCTTCTCGAGATTCCACGTGAtttagtaatgatttttttttatgttctagATTAAGGACAAGATATTCTATTTTTAACGATGGAAACTTACTgggatattgattttgttttatttatagctTTTCTTAGTGACCGCAGAGTTCACAAAAGAGTAGTAGGGTTtatataatctttattgcaaaattacacccacgagggtcaagcaatacaatcaaacaataattttatactatacaatgcaatacaatacaatgtaatacaatgaaatacaaaataatacaatacaatatatgtcatatagaataatagaacatTAGAGTTCAAGGGGCATTAGCAAAGGTGgacaaacaaatcatttattttctattttttttcaaacatttacaaaattgaaatattgaaataattgaagGAGAAAAAAGGGGATCATACCAGACTAAAAATTGATCGTCAATTTtagttcaattttaatttttctatattattGAAGTTAATTATTAATTCCAGTTTTTCTCTGTTAtctattctatatttttattcaattcttctcttttctcctttctcttcccctattttctcatttttcccGCCCCACCCCCTTAACTTTTTTGCCAATTATTGTTTACTCTGTATATCCCATGAGTTGACCCCCATCAACCGAAAACGCATTTTATAGTTAAAGTAAATGAATTCGAAAAATATCATCTACCTTACCTTTTAAACAAGTGTTATTTCAAAAATGGTATAAAAAGTAAAGATTATAATTGCCGTTATAGATATTAATCATAAAAGTAAGCGAGTCTATTATACTTTAACTAATCTCTTATATTATCCATTCATTTAATTGGACACGTTGCATTTGTTAATTTTCACTACCTTTCAAAGATCTTCAATTGCTCCGCCCAAACATACCAACATCTAATAATGTCTAAAATTACAccccttaggcagcaaccatttgattttcggggtgggggctatggttttttttttgaaaaaaaagtttgtttccagtttttggagagaaaaaataatttgtttttgattctgagggaaaaaatgtttgtttcaccctcagctgccactatatgtaatgctaaaattgaaagaaaaaaattgttttcgacttgtcagaaaacagagaaaaaaaatttgtccagaaaaaaccCATAGCCTCATTtaataaaaaagattttgaaatctaattatataaacatattttgggGTAAATTAAGTGATGAGGCCTCTCATGGGGTGTCCAAGTAATCACAAAATCAcatttgttttgccatttgaatataCTCGCATAATCAttgattgttttttaaaacaagataatcAAATGATCAAAACCATAGTCCTAGATTAtgaaataatcatgaaatatttggtctggtaatcaaataatcacttTAAAAATGGCTAAGTAATCACATGATCAAAAATCCATGATTATTTATATGTCTGAACAAGAAGAATGAAAAGTAAAACATACAGACTGTTTGTTCTGTATGTGTTCAAACCCAAATATTCTATAGTACAGTGCTATATACAGCTCAACATTATCGAAAGATACTAGATACATCAGGTGTATATGTAGGGTTTGACTCATCGAAACAAAGAACACAAGCTGAAGCATGCATCTAACAAACAGATAAAAAGAAAAGAGATACAAAGTACCCATGCATCTGTAggagaggggcgaaagataccactgtccagagggacagacaaacaaaaaaaccctcatagatcgaaaataaactgacaacgttaaCCCCATGGCCAAAAAATCAAAAGccgaacagacaaataatattataGTTCACAAGctagacacaacatataaaactaaagactaaggcaacacgaatcccaccaaacaCTGGGGTGATATCAGGTCCTCCGGAAGGGtgaacagatcctgctccacttaTGGCACATGTGAGAACTCATAGTTGTCGACAGGAAAACCGGCAACCCTGACCAATAAGATTTGAACCGAGCACACCTAATTCATACACGTTTTCACGCTGTATGTTTGTTTAATCTAGTACATTGGCTAGACGTGTAGAGGGACAGAGGATTGAAATCTTACAAAACGTGTTTAAACCCGCCGAAATATTtaagcctgtcccaagtcaggagcaactgccctttgttagtcttgtgtatACAATACAAGTTAGAAGTCAAGATGCGGTATTTTGGCCATTGAGACAGCCCATAGGTAACCGTATGTTTTGTGCAATCTTGGTTTATTTACATGCTTCgtagttaagtgtgacgtccattttcgctgaactagtacacatgtttgtttagggccagctgaagcccgcttCCGGGTGTGGAATTTTCTGATTTTGGTGGCGTTGTGCTGTATTCTGTTCTTTGTTCGGGTTGTCTCTGACAAACTCCGTTTCCAGTCTTAATTCTATTTTTATAGGCTAATGAGATAGTAGTTTAACTCTGTCACCGAAGCCAtgttttcatttacaattttaaatttgaagtgtgtatacatgtattcaaTTTTGCACAGAGGCGGAGTAAGGGGACATGGTGCCCAGTTCTCTTGGCTTCATATGTGGGAAaagtttggttgattatatagggactCAATGAATGATGACTGGAGCGAGTCCAGTCTTTAACAGTCAGTGGCCCTTTCCCCTTTTATGAAATTTCTGAGTCCGCCACTGTTAAATATAATCAAATGTTACATgtgaataaacaaaaaagatctttaaaaatttattttttatttttattgaatccCGATTACCACTGttacatgaataaatatatatatgctataatattttttgtcatgatCAACAAAAAAGTCGCATTTCAGTTTCTAATgaccttttttcaatttcaaacaattaaaaGGAGGCCCTTCATGGGGTGTCCAAGTAATCACATTATCAAAAATTATTTGccaatacatgtataatcatataATCATTGattaagtttttaaacaatataatcaaataatcaaaaatacagtcctataTTATCAAATagtcaaataatcatgaaatattttgtctgtTAATCGAAATAATCACCTTAAAAACGGACAAACCGGCCCAGTTATCACATAATTAAAAACCCTAGGTCGTAGGAGAAGGCTCTAAAATGGAATTTATATCTTCTGTTCTGCTAAGATGTCTTAAAATTTGTCGGAAGCATCAGAAGTTTACTTGGAAATATTTGCACCTCTGCACCTGCACGATGCTCCACTATAACAAGCTTCATAGTTGCTAGTTTCACAGTCCCCACTTGAACAACATTGCCAGTCATAATTACAGCTGTCTCCTGTGTTTTTGCAATGAGTTGATTTCTTGAAGATATCCATTAGTAAATCGTCCATTTGCCTACAAAAATAGTGTTTTAAATTAGATTTATGAATTAATGAATTAACGCGTTTTATGCTGGTAAACCTAGAATATGACATGCATTACTTATGATACAGTTTTGTTTGCTCATTTTAAGTCCACAAAAGTAATTTGCTGTGTTAAAAAGCTGAGGTTGATACTAACACACAAAGGTCTTTGGTATATTTGTTGTTCTCCGCCAATTTTATTTTTGGTTTCCCAAATGTTTGGTCCCGAGTTACTCGATATATGTTATTTCTGAAAAACTAGTTTTGCGCACGTTTATAATACCATTTGTTTTGTAGAGTgcacttaaggatgtacttaggtgggTGAGGGTTtgtgaaattaataaaaacaagaattgaaattgatactataagtctGAAGTGCATTAGTTATAGGTCATGGAGCTCTATTTCCAGATATGACTTTTAAAATATGGCGGGGAAAAGCTGACTCGGACTATTACCTTtaatatatttgcattggtattatttgggtctcaaatcaaaagtaaaaaatcaaaaaaaatctgCTTTAATTTTGGCAAATTACCCTTTATGAGCAATTTTAAGTCTTatatatgaaaagataaatgggtgttataggccaaaatatttatacattgaATTGTATAGGGGATAAAAACATGGAGTCCGACCATTTAttacaaattccaaaacctcatgacctaagtacatccttaagtacgGTAATATTGAGGTTTTGAGTTCAATCCCTGCACGTGACAGGTGTATTCGACTCCATTCTAAATTGACGTGTAGGATTGGCAGTTTTCTGCCGGAGGTTGATGATTCTCTCCGGGCAATACGGCTTCCTCCACCTATATAAACTGGCCACCAAAagagataccagaaggacattcaaactcacaagtgaATCTCTCAATGAGAGGGTTCAAGTATTCACATAATGATAATCACATTTTtgtgccaatataatcacattatcatttataatttcttttgaacaagattatcaaataatcaaaaatacagtctaagattatcaaataatcatgcAATATTTGGTCTGGTTATCAAATGGTCACTTTacaaacggccaagtaatcacatactCAAAAAGAGGCTCAcgtaaaagacaaacaacagtcaacaaaacacacacacaccACAACACAGAAAACGGAAGTAAATTAAATGATCAACATAAAACTCTATGCAAAACCGGGGTGAATTCAGGTGCATCGGACGGGTATGCAGATTTTCTTACACATGATTAAGACACCCGCA
This window contains:
- the LOC139497280 gene encoding uncharacterized protein encodes the protein MMQSLSVTFFVLFSISAIHSASVRSKETIGLLRLLDDLKDYSRRDMINTELKEESNTESRQMDDLLMDIFKKSTHCKNTGDSCNYDWQCCSSGDCETSNYEACYSGASCRCRGANISK